In Acinonyx jubatus isolate Ajub_Pintada_27869175 chromosome B3, VMU_Ajub_asm_v1.0, whole genome shotgun sequence, a genomic segment contains:
- the STRC gene encoding stereocilin isoform X7 — MALSLWALLLPLSCAVILVPTGIQSLDPGLSLLKSLLSTMDQAPQGSLSRSQFSAFLANISSSFGPGRMGEGPVGEPPPLQPPALRLHDFLVTLRGSPDWEPMLGLLGDVLALLGQEQTPRDFLGHQAGVLGGLAEVLLGALVPVGPPTPTRPPCTRDGPSDCVLVADWLPSLLLLLEGTRWQALVQVQSSVDPTNATGLNGREPAPHFLQGLLGLLTPVGEPGSEEALWGGLLRTVGAPLYAAFQEGLLRVTDSLQDEVFSILGQPEPDANGQCQGGNLQQLLLWGIRHNLSWDVQALGFLSGLPPPPPALLHCLSTGVPLPRASQLSAHISPRQQRAISVEALCENHSGPAPPYSISNFSIHLLCQHAKPATPQPPPSTIAICQTAVWYAVSWAPGAQGWLQACHDQFPDQFLEAICSNLSFSALSSPNRRLVKRLCAGLLPPPTSCPEGLPSVPLTPEIFWGCFLENETLWAERLCGEAGLQAVPPSNQAWVQHVCQGPTPDATAFPPCYIGPCGERCPDGGSFLMMVCANDTMYEALVPFWPWLAGQCRISRGGNDTCFLEGLLGPLLPSLPPLGPSPLCLAPAPFLLGMLSQLPRCQSSVPALAHSTRLHYLLRLLTFLLGPGAGGTEAQGMLGQALMLSSLPDNCSFWDAFRPEGRRSVLRTVGEYLEQEEQWTPLGFEPTASPSSGINKMELLSCFSLQMKDKHLASGLGVPGEPSGGQRRQLLVSCLSPHQPVLWDLLQREKSVWALKILVQAYLHMPPENLQQLVLSAEREAAQGFLTLMHRSWAQLQVPPSEEEALGRLTALLLQQYPRLTSQLFIDLSPLIPFLAVSDLMRFPPSLLANDSVLAAIRDYSPGMRPEQKEALAKRLLAPDLFGEVPAWSQELLWAVLPLLPHLPLENFLQLSPHQIQALEDSWPAAGLGPGHARHVLRSLVNQSVQDGEEQELSEPQLRAMLPALQGTSVTPAQAVLLLGRLLPRHDLSLEELCSLHPLLPGLSSQTLQAIPRRVLVGACSCLAPELSRLSACQTAALLQTFRVKDGVKNIGTTGASAAVCIPGQQPIPTTWPDCLLPLLPLKLLQLDSAALLANRRRYRELPWSEQQAQFLWKKMQVPTNLTLRNLQALGTLAGGMSCEFLQQINSMANFLEVVHMIYQLPTGVRGSLRACIWVELQRRMTMPEPEPATMGPELSGLDTRLLLDLPVRLMDRLSNESIMLVVGLVRGAPEQLLALTPLHRVALAERALQNLAPKETTVSREVLETLGPLVGFLGIESTRRIPLPILLGQLNQLQGFCLGEPFATELGWLLSQEPALGKPELWSQGEVEQAGRLVLTLSTEAISLIPREALGQETLERLLEKQQSWEQSRVGQLCGRPQLASKKAALVAGVVRPTAEDLPEPVPNCADIRGTFPAAWSATQIAGMELSDFEDCLELFAGDPGLGPEELRAAMGKAKQLWGPPRGFRPEQILQLGRLLIGLGERELQELILVDWGVLSTLGQIDGWSSIQLRVVVSSFLRQSGRHVSHLDFLHLTALGYTLCGLRPEELQHISSWEFSQAALFLGNLHLQCSEEQLEVLAQLLVLPGGFGPVSNWGPEIFTEIGTIAAGIPDLALSALLQEQIQGLTPLAISVIPAPKFAVVFSPTQLSSLTSVQAVAVTPEQMAFLSPEQRRAVAWAQHEGKDSPEQQGRSTAWGLQDWSQPSWAMALTICFLGNLL, encoded by the exons ATGGCTCTGAGCCTCTGGGCCCTGCTACTGCCGCTGTCCTGTGCAG TGATTCTGGTCCCTACTGGGATTCAGTCCCTGGACCCTGGTCTCTCCCTCCTGAAGTCATTGCTCTCCACAATGGACCAAGCTCCTCAGGGGTCCCTCAGCCGCTCACAGTTCTCTGCATTCCTGGCcaacatttcttcttcctttgggcctgggagaatgggggagggacctGTGGGGGAGCCCCCACCtctccagccccctgccctccgGCTCCACGACTTCCTAGTGACACTGAGAGGCAGCCCAGACTGGGAGCCAATGCTAGGTCTACTAGGGGATGTGCTGGCACTGCTGGGACAGGAGCAGACCCCCCGGGACTTCCTGGGGCACCAGGCAGGTGTGCTGGGTGGACTCGCAGAGGTGTTGCTAGGAGCCTTAGTTCCTGTGGGGCCCCCAACCCCTACCCGGCCCCCATGCACCCGTGATGGGCCCTCTGACTGCGTCCTGGTGGCTGACTGGTTGCCTTCTCTGCTGCTCTTGTTAGAGGGTACACGATGGCAGGCCCTGGTACAGGTGCAGTCCAGTGTGGACCCCACAAATGCCACAGGCCTCAATGGGAGGGAGCCAGCCCCCCACTTTTTACAGGGTCTGTTGGGTTTGCTCACCCCAGTAGGGGAGCCAGGCTCTGAGGAGGCTCTTTGGGGAGGTCTGCTGCGCACAGTGGGGGCCCCCCTCTACGCTGCCTTCCAGGAGGGGCTTCTCCGTGTCACTGACTCCCTACAAGATGAGGTCTTTTCCATTCTGGGGCAACCAGAGCCTGATGCCAATGGGCAGTGCCAGGGAG GCAACCTTCAACAGCTGCTTTTATG GGGCATCCGGCACAACCTTTCCTGGGATGTCCAGGCGCTGGGCTTTCTGTCTGGattgccacccccaccccccgccctcctccACTGTCTGAGCACAGGTGTGCCTCTGCCCAGGGCTTCCCAGCTCTCAGCCCACATCAGCCCTCGCCAACAGCGAGCCATCTCTGTGGAGGCCCTCTGCGAGAACCACTCAGGTCCAGCACCACCCTACAGCATTTCCAACTTCTCCATCCACTTGCTCTGCCAGCACGCCAAGCCTGCCACCCCGCAGCCCCCTCCCAGCACCATTGCCATCTGCCAGACAGCTGTGTGGTATGCAGTCTCATGGGCACCAGGTGCCCAAGGCTGGCTACAGGCCTGCCATGACCAGTTTCCTGATCAGTTCCTGGAGGCAATATGTAGCAACCTCTCCTTTTCAGCCTTGTCTAGCCCCAATCGCCGTCTGGTAAAGCGGCTCTGTGCTGgtcttctcccaccccccaccagctgTCCTGAAGGACTGCCTTCTGTTCCCCTCACCCCAGAGATCTTCTGGGGCTGCTTCTTGGAGAATGAGACCTTGTGGGCTGAGCGGCTGTGTGGAGAGGCGGGTCTGCAGGCTGTGCCCCCCAGCAATCAGGCTTGGGTTCAGCATGTGTGCCAGGGCCCTACCCCAGATGCCACTGCCTTCCCACCCTGCTACATTGGACCTTGTGGGGAACGCTGCCCAGATGGGGGCAGCTTCCTGATGATGGTCTGTGCCAATGATACCATGTATGAAGCACTTGTGCCCTTCTGGCCTTGGCTAGCAGGCCAGTGCAGGATAAGTCGTGGGGGCAATGACACTTGCTTCCTAGAGGGGCTACTGGGCCCTCTTCTGCCCTCTCTGCCACCACTGGGACCATCCCCACTGTGTCTGGCCCCAGCCCCCTTCCTGCTTGGCATGCTATCCCAGTTGCCACGTTGTCAGTCCTCTGTACCAGCCCTTGCCCACTCCACACGCCTACACTATCTCCTGCGCCTGCTGACCTTTCTTCTGggtccaggggctggggggactGAGGCCCAGGGGATGCTGGGTCAGGCCCTGATGCTCTCCAGTCTCCCAGACAACTGCTCCTTCTGGGATGCCTTCCGCCCAGAGGGCCGGCGCAGTGTGCTGCGGACAGTTGGGGAGTACCTGGAACAGGAGGAGCAGTGGACCCCGCTGGGCTTTGAACCCACTGCCAGCCCCAGCTCTGGTATAAACAAGATGGAGCTGCTGTCCTGCTTCAGT CTTCAGATGAAGGACAAGCATCTAGCAAGTGGACTTGGAGTGCCTGGGGAACCTTCAGGAGGACAGAGGAGACAGCTCTTGGTATCTTGTCTGTCTCCCCATCAGCCTGTGCTATGGGATCTGCTCCAGAGGGAGAAGAGTGTTTGGGCCCTGAAGATTCTAGTGCAG GCATACCTGCACATGCCACCAGAAAATCTCCAGCAGCTGGTGCTTtcagcagagagggaggctgCTCAGGGCTTCCTGACGCTCATGCACCGTTCCTGGGCTCAGCTTCAG GTGCCACCATCTGAGGAGGAAGCCCTGGGTCGCCTGACAGCCTTGTTGCTCCAGCAGTACCCGCGCCTCACCTCCCAGCTCTTCATTGACCTGTCACCGCTCATCCCCTTCTTGGCTGTCTCTGACCTGATGCGCTTCCCACCATCCTTGTTGGCCAATGACAGTGT ACTGGCTGCCATCCGAGATTACAGCCCAGGAATGAGGCCTGAACAGAAGGAAGCTCTTGCAAAGCGACTGCTGGCCCCTGACCTGTTTGGGGAAGTGCCCGCCTGGTCCCAGGAGCTACTGTGGGCAGTGTTgcccctgctcccccacctccctctggagAACTTTCTGCAGCTCAGCCCTCACCAG ATCCAAGCCCTGGAGGATAGTTGGCCAGCAGCAGGTCTTGGGCCAGGGCATGCCCGGCATGTGCTACGGAGCCTGGTGAACCAGAGTGTCCAGGACGGAGAAGAGCAG GAGCTGTCAGAGCCCCAGCTTAGAGCCATGCTTCCTGCCCTGCAGGGCACCAGTGTCACACCAGCCCAG GCTGTCTTACTGCTTGGACGGCTCCTCCCTAGGCATGAT CTGTCCCTGGAGGAACTCTGCTCCTTGCACCCTCTGCTGCCAGGCCTCAGCTCCCAGACACTCCAGGCCATCCCTAGGCGAGTTCTGGTTGGGGCCTGTTCCTGCCTGGCCCCTGAACTGTCACGCCTCTCAGCTTGCCAGACTGCAGCATTGCTGCAGACCTTTCGG GTGAAAGACGGCGTTAAAAACATAGGTACAACAGGTGCCAGTGCAGCTGTGTGTATCCCTGGTCAG cagcccATCCCCACCACCTGGCCAGACTGCCtgcttcccctgctcccactAAAGCTGCTACAGCTGGACTCTGCGGCTCTTCTGGCTAACCGAAGGCGCTACCGGGAGCTGCCCTGGTCTGAGCAGCAG gCTCAGTTTCTCTGGAAGAAGATGCAGGTGCCCACCAACCTGACACTCAGGAATCTGCA GGCTCTGGGCACCCTGGCAGGGGGCATGTCGTGTGAGTTTCTGCAGCAGATCAACTCAATGGCAAACTTCCTTGAAGTAGTGCACATGATCTATCAGCTGCCCACTGGAGTTCGAGGGAGTCTG AGGGCCTGTATCTGGGTGGAGCTACAGCGGAGGATGACAATGCCAGAGCCAGAGCCGGCAACCATGGGGCCAGAACTGAGTGGGCTAGACACCAGGCTACTCTTGGATTTACC GGTCCGGTTGATGGATAGACTGTCCAATGAATCTATTATGTTGGTGGTGGGGCTGGTACGAGGAGCTCCAGAGCAGCTGCTGGCACTGACCCCACTCCACCGGGTGGCCCTGGCAGAGAGGGCACTACAAAACTTG GCTCCAAAGGAGACAACAGTCTCAAGGGAAGTGCTGGAGACATTGGGCCCCTTGGTTGGATTCCTGGGGATAGAGAGTACACGACGGATCCCTCTACCGATCCTGCTGGGCCAACTCAATCAGCTGCAGGGCTTCTGCCTAGGAGAGCCATTTGCCACAGAGCTGGGATGGCTCTTGTCACAGGAGCCTGCTCTTGG GAAGCCAGAGTTGTGGAGCCAGGGTGAAGTAGAGCAAGCTGGACGCCTAGTACTCACTCTGTCTACTGAAGCTATTTCCTTGATCCCCAGG GAGGCCTTGGGCCAAGAGACTCTGGAGCGGCTCCTAGAGAAGCAGCAGAGTTGGGAGCAGAGCAGAGTTGGACAGCTATGTGGAAGACCACAGCTTGCTTCCAAGAAAGCTGCCTTGGTAGCTGGGGTTGTACGGCCCACCGCAGAAGATCTCCCAG AACCTGTGCCAAATTGTGCAGATATACGAGGGACATTCCCAGCAGCCTGGTCAGCAACCCAGATTGCAGGGATGGAGCTCTCAGACTTTGAGGACTGCCTGGAATTATTCGCAGGAGACCCAGGACTTGGGCCTGAGGAACTACGGGCAGCTATGGGCAAGGCAAAACAG TTGTGGGGTCCTCCCCGGGGATTCCGTCCTGAGCAGATCCTGCAGCTAGGTCGGCTCTTAATAGGTTTAGGAGAGCGGGAACTACAGGAGCTGATCCTAGTGGACTGGGGAGTGCTGAGCACCCTGGGGCAGATAGATGGCTGGAGCTCCATCCAG CTCCGGGTTGTGGTCTCCAGTTTCTTGCGGCAGAGTGGCCGGCATGTGAGCCACCTGGACTTCCTTCATCTGACTGCACTGGGTTATACACTCTGTGGACTTCGGCCAGAGGAGCTACAGCATATCAGCAGTTGGGAATTTAG CCAAGCAGCTCTCTTCCTGGGCAATCTGCATCTCCAGTGTTCTGAGGAGCAACTGGAAGTTCTGGCCCAGCTCCTTGTGCTGCCCGGTGGTTTTGGTCCAGTCAGTAACTGGGGGCCTGAGATCTTCACTGAAATCGGCACAATAGCAG CAGGGATCCCAGACCTGGCTCTTTCAGCACTGC
- the STRC gene encoding stereocilin isoform X3 has translation MALSLWALLLPLSCAVILVPTGIQSLDPGLSLLKSLLSTMDQAPQGSLSRSQFSAFLANISSSFGPGRMGEGPVGEPPPLQPPALRLHDFLVTLRGSPDWEPMLGLLGDVLALLGQEQTPRDFLGHQAGVLGGLAEVLLGALVPVGPPTPTRPPCTRDGPSDCVLVADWLPSLLLLLEGTRWQALVQVQSSVDPTNATGLNGREPAPHFLQGLLGLLTPVGEPGSEEALWGGLLRTVGAPLYAAFQEGLLRVTDSLQDEVFSILGQPEPDANGQCQGGNLQQLLLWGIRHNLSWDVQALGFLSGLPPPPPALLHCLSTGVPLPRASQLSAHISPRQQRAISVEALCENHSGPAPPYSISNFSIHLLCQHAKPATPQPPPSTIAICQTAVWYAVSWAPGAQGWLQACHDQFPDQFLEAICSNLSFSALSSPNRRLVKRLCAGLLPPPTSCPEGLPSVPLTPEIFWGCFLENETLWAERLCGEAGLQAVPPSNQAWVQHVCQGPTPDATAFPPCYIGPCGERCPDGGSFLMMVCANDTMYEALVPFWPWLAGQCRISRGGNDTCFLEGLLGPLLPSLPPLGPSPLCLAPAPFLLGMLSQLPRCQSSVPALAHSTRLHYLLRLLTFLLGPGAGGTEAQGMLGQALMLSSLPDNCSFWDAFRPEGRRSVLRTVGEYLEQEEQWTPLGFEPTASPSSGINKMELLSCFSPVLWDLLQREKSVWALKILVQAYLHMPPENLQQLVLSAEREAAQGFLTLMHRSWAQLQVPPSEEEALGRLTALLLQQYPRLTSQLFIDLSPLIPFLAVSDLMRFPPSLLANDSVLAAIRDYSPGMRPEQKEALAKRLLAPDLFGEVPAWSQELLWAVLPLLPHLPLENFLQLSPHQIQALEDSWPAAGLGPGHARHVLRSLVNQSVQDGEEQVRRLGSLACFLSPEELQSLVPLSDPLGPVERGLLECAANGTLSPQGRVAYELLGVLRSSGGAVLSPRELRVWAPLFPQLGLRFLQELSEPQLRAMLPALQGTSVTPAQAVLLLGRLLPRHDLSLEELCSLHPLLPGLSSQTLQAIPRRVLVGACSCLAPELSRLSACQTAALLQTFRVKDGVKNIGTTGASAAVCIPGQQPIPTTWPDCLLPLLPLKLLQLDSAALLANRRRYRELPWSEQQAQFLWKKMQVPTNLTLRNLQALGTLAGGMSCEFLQQINSMANFLEVVHMIYQLPTGVRGSLRACIWVELQRRMTMPEPEPATMGPELSGLDTRLLLDLPVRLMDRLSNESIMLVVGLVRGAPEQLLALTPLHRVALAERALQNLAPKETTVSREVLETLGPLVGFLGIESTRRIPLPILLGQLNQLQGFCLGEPFATELGWLLSQEPALGKPELWSQGEVEQAGRLVLTLSTEAISLIPREALGQETLERLLEKQQSWEQSRVGQLCGRPQLASKKAALVAGVVRPTAEDLPEPVPNCADIRGTFPAAWSATQIAGMELSDFEDCLELFAGDPGLGPEELRAAMGKAKQLWGPPRGFRPEQILQLGRLLIGLGERELQELILVDWGVLSTLGQIDGWSSIQLRVVVSSFLRQSGRHVSHLDFLHLTALGYTLCGLRPEELQHISSWEFSQAALFLGNLHLQCSEEQLEVLAQLLVLPGGFGPVSNWGPEIFTEIGTIAAGIPDLALSALLQEQIQGLTPLAISVIPAPKFAVVFSPTQLSSLTSVQAVAVTPEQMAFLSPEQRRAVAWAQHEGKDSPEQQGRSTAWGLQDWSQPSWAMALTICFLGNLL, from the exons ATGGCTCTGAGCCTCTGGGCCCTGCTACTGCCGCTGTCCTGTGCAG TGATTCTGGTCCCTACTGGGATTCAGTCCCTGGACCCTGGTCTCTCCCTCCTGAAGTCATTGCTCTCCACAATGGACCAAGCTCCTCAGGGGTCCCTCAGCCGCTCACAGTTCTCTGCATTCCTGGCcaacatttcttcttcctttgggcctgggagaatgggggagggacctGTGGGGGAGCCCCCACCtctccagccccctgccctccgGCTCCACGACTTCCTAGTGACACTGAGAGGCAGCCCAGACTGGGAGCCAATGCTAGGTCTACTAGGGGATGTGCTGGCACTGCTGGGACAGGAGCAGACCCCCCGGGACTTCCTGGGGCACCAGGCAGGTGTGCTGGGTGGACTCGCAGAGGTGTTGCTAGGAGCCTTAGTTCCTGTGGGGCCCCCAACCCCTACCCGGCCCCCATGCACCCGTGATGGGCCCTCTGACTGCGTCCTGGTGGCTGACTGGTTGCCTTCTCTGCTGCTCTTGTTAGAGGGTACACGATGGCAGGCCCTGGTACAGGTGCAGTCCAGTGTGGACCCCACAAATGCCACAGGCCTCAATGGGAGGGAGCCAGCCCCCCACTTTTTACAGGGTCTGTTGGGTTTGCTCACCCCAGTAGGGGAGCCAGGCTCTGAGGAGGCTCTTTGGGGAGGTCTGCTGCGCACAGTGGGGGCCCCCCTCTACGCTGCCTTCCAGGAGGGGCTTCTCCGTGTCACTGACTCCCTACAAGATGAGGTCTTTTCCATTCTGGGGCAACCAGAGCCTGATGCCAATGGGCAGTGCCAGGGAG GCAACCTTCAACAGCTGCTTTTATG GGGCATCCGGCACAACCTTTCCTGGGATGTCCAGGCGCTGGGCTTTCTGTCTGGattgccacccccaccccccgccctcctccACTGTCTGAGCACAGGTGTGCCTCTGCCCAGGGCTTCCCAGCTCTCAGCCCACATCAGCCCTCGCCAACAGCGAGCCATCTCTGTGGAGGCCCTCTGCGAGAACCACTCAGGTCCAGCACCACCCTACAGCATTTCCAACTTCTCCATCCACTTGCTCTGCCAGCACGCCAAGCCTGCCACCCCGCAGCCCCCTCCCAGCACCATTGCCATCTGCCAGACAGCTGTGTGGTATGCAGTCTCATGGGCACCAGGTGCCCAAGGCTGGCTACAGGCCTGCCATGACCAGTTTCCTGATCAGTTCCTGGAGGCAATATGTAGCAACCTCTCCTTTTCAGCCTTGTCTAGCCCCAATCGCCGTCTGGTAAAGCGGCTCTGTGCTGgtcttctcccaccccccaccagctgTCCTGAAGGACTGCCTTCTGTTCCCCTCACCCCAGAGATCTTCTGGGGCTGCTTCTTGGAGAATGAGACCTTGTGGGCTGAGCGGCTGTGTGGAGAGGCGGGTCTGCAGGCTGTGCCCCCCAGCAATCAGGCTTGGGTTCAGCATGTGTGCCAGGGCCCTACCCCAGATGCCACTGCCTTCCCACCCTGCTACATTGGACCTTGTGGGGAACGCTGCCCAGATGGGGGCAGCTTCCTGATGATGGTCTGTGCCAATGATACCATGTATGAAGCACTTGTGCCCTTCTGGCCTTGGCTAGCAGGCCAGTGCAGGATAAGTCGTGGGGGCAATGACACTTGCTTCCTAGAGGGGCTACTGGGCCCTCTTCTGCCCTCTCTGCCACCACTGGGACCATCCCCACTGTGTCTGGCCCCAGCCCCCTTCCTGCTTGGCATGCTATCCCAGTTGCCACGTTGTCAGTCCTCTGTACCAGCCCTTGCCCACTCCACACGCCTACACTATCTCCTGCGCCTGCTGACCTTTCTTCTGggtccaggggctggggggactGAGGCCCAGGGGATGCTGGGTCAGGCCCTGATGCTCTCCAGTCTCCCAGACAACTGCTCCTTCTGGGATGCCTTCCGCCCAGAGGGCCGGCGCAGTGTGCTGCGGACAGTTGGGGAGTACCTGGAACAGGAGGAGCAGTGGACCCCGCTGGGCTTTGAACCCACTGCCAGCCCCAGCTCTGGTATAAACAAGATGGAGCTGCTGTCCTGCTTCAGT CCTGTGCTATGGGATCTGCTCCAGAGGGAGAAGAGTGTTTGGGCCCTGAAGATTCTAGTGCAG GCATACCTGCACATGCCACCAGAAAATCTCCAGCAGCTGGTGCTTtcagcagagagggaggctgCTCAGGGCTTCCTGACGCTCATGCACCGTTCCTGGGCTCAGCTTCAG GTGCCACCATCTGAGGAGGAAGCCCTGGGTCGCCTGACAGCCTTGTTGCTCCAGCAGTACCCGCGCCTCACCTCCCAGCTCTTCATTGACCTGTCACCGCTCATCCCCTTCTTGGCTGTCTCTGACCTGATGCGCTTCCCACCATCCTTGTTGGCCAATGACAGTGT ACTGGCTGCCATCCGAGATTACAGCCCAGGAATGAGGCCTGAACAGAAGGAAGCTCTTGCAAAGCGACTGCTGGCCCCTGACCTGTTTGGGGAAGTGCCCGCCTGGTCCCAGGAGCTACTGTGGGCAGTGTTgcccctgctcccccacctccctctggagAACTTTCTGCAGCTCAGCCCTCACCAG ATCCAAGCCCTGGAGGATAGTTGGCCAGCAGCAGGTCTTGGGCCAGGGCATGCCCGGCATGTGCTACGGAGCCTGGTGAACCAGAGTGTCCAGGACGGAGAAGAGCAGGTGCGCAG GCTGGGGTCCCTCGCCTGTTTCCTGAGCCCTGAGGAGCTGCAGAGCCTGGTACCCTTGAGTGATCCACTGGGGCCAGTAGAACGGGGGCTGCTGGAATGTGCGGCCAACGGGACCCTCAGCCCACAAGGACGG GTGGCATATGAACTTCTGGGGGTATTGCGCTCATCTGGAGGAGCTGTGCTGAGCCCCCGGGAGCTGCGGGTCTGGgcccctctcttccctcagcTGGGCCTCCGCTTCCTGCAGGAGCTGTCAGAGCCCCAGCTTAGAGCCATGCTTCCTGCCCTGCAGGGCACCAGTGTCACACCAGCCCAG GCTGTCTTACTGCTTGGACGGCTCCTCCCTAGGCATGAT CTGTCCCTGGAGGAACTCTGCTCCTTGCACCCTCTGCTGCCAGGCCTCAGCTCCCAGACACTCCAGGCCATCCCTAGGCGAGTTCTGGTTGGGGCCTGTTCCTGCCTGGCCCCTGAACTGTCACGCCTCTCAGCTTGCCAGACTGCAGCATTGCTGCAGACCTTTCGG GTGAAAGACGGCGTTAAAAACATAGGTACAACAGGTGCCAGTGCAGCTGTGTGTATCCCTGGTCAG cagcccATCCCCACCACCTGGCCAGACTGCCtgcttcccctgctcccactAAAGCTGCTACAGCTGGACTCTGCGGCTCTTCTGGCTAACCGAAGGCGCTACCGGGAGCTGCCCTGGTCTGAGCAGCAG gCTCAGTTTCTCTGGAAGAAGATGCAGGTGCCCACCAACCTGACACTCAGGAATCTGCA GGCTCTGGGCACCCTGGCAGGGGGCATGTCGTGTGAGTTTCTGCAGCAGATCAACTCAATGGCAAACTTCCTTGAAGTAGTGCACATGATCTATCAGCTGCCCACTGGAGTTCGAGGGAGTCTG AGGGCCTGTATCTGGGTGGAGCTACAGCGGAGGATGACAATGCCAGAGCCAGAGCCGGCAACCATGGGGCCAGAACTGAGTGGGCTAGACACCAGGCTACTCTTGGATTTACC GGTCCGGTTGATGGATAGACTGTCCAATGAATCTATTATGTTGGTGGTGGGGCTGGTACGAGGAGCTCCAGAGCAGCTGCTGGCACTGACCCCACTCCACCGGGTGGCCCTGGCAGAGAGGGCACTACAAAACTTG GCTCCAAAGGAGACAACAGTCTCAAGGGAAGTGCTGGAGACATTGGGCCCCTTGGTTGGATTCCTGGGGATAGAGAGTACACGACGGATCCCTCTACCGATCCTGCTGGGCCAACTCAATCAGCTGCAGGGCTTCTGCCTAGGAGAGCCATTTGCCACAGAGCTGGGATGGCTCTTGTCACAGGAGCCTGCTCTTGG GAAGCCAGAGTTGTGGAGCCAGGGTGAAGTAGAGCAAGCTGGACGCCTAGTACTCACTCTGTCTACTGAAGCTATTTCCTTGATCCCCAGG GAGGCCTTGGGCCAAGAGACTCTGGAGCGGCTCCTAGAGAAGCAGCAGAGTTGGGAGCAGAGCAGAGTTGGACAGCTATGTGGAAGACCACAGCTTGCTTCCAAGAAAGCTGCCTTGGTAGCTGGGGTTGTACGGCCCACCGCAGAAGATCTCCCAG AACCTGTGCCAAATTGTGCAGATATACGAGGGACATTCCCAGCAGCCTGGTCAGCAACCCAGATTGCAGGGATGGAGCTCTCAGACTTTGAGGACTGCCTGGAATTATTCGCAGGAGACCCAGGACTTGGGCCTGAGGAACTACGGGCAGCTATGGGCAAGGCAAAACAG TTGTGGGGTCCTCCCCGGGGATTCCGTCCTGAGCAGATCCTGCAGCTAGGTCGGCTCTTAATAGGTTTAGGAGAGCGGGAACTACAGGAGCTGATCCTAGTGGACTGGGGAGTGCTGAGCACCCTGGGGCAGATAGATGGCTGGAGCTCCATCCAG CTCCGGGTTGTGGTCTCCAGTTTCTTGCGGCAGAGTGGCCGGCATGTGAGCCACCTGGACTTCCTTCATCTGACTGCACTGGGTTATACACTCTGTGGACTTCGGCCAGAGGAGCTACAGCATATCAGCAGTTGGGAATTTAG CCAAGCAGCTCTCTTCCTGGGCAATCTGCATCTCCAGTGTTCTGAGGAGCAACTGGAAGTTCTGGCCCAGCTCCTTGTGCTGCCCGGTGGTTTTGGTCCAGTCAGTAACTGGGGGCCTGAGATCTTCACTGAAATCGGCACAATAGCAG CAGGGATCCCAGACCTGGCTCTTTCAGCACTGC